A window from Lepus europaeus isolate LE1 chromosome 20, mLepTim1.pri, whole genome shotgun sequence encodes these proteins:
- the LOC133749355 gene encoding MAP/microtubule affinity-regulating kinase 3-like translates to MDRNSSQSRAESVVRDTSLEGREGLAAVASSQAELQLLSALGRGSFGMVVLARQASSQRQVAVKLFHLHAGDPFGTRRVTQEASIMQLLRHPNIVELLEMGRIGHYHCLVMELVDGGDLYQHVMSRGGLPEPEVVVMFDQILAAVGHCHAQRVAHRDLKLGNLLLDSQNNIKLADFGLSSHLPEGELVQGFRGTPEYSAPEVFQPEPYDPFASDIWSLGVILFAMLAGDMPFSGKDLAELRDSIQRGSYELPCAASSALEELLSSLLSPDPCDRPTAEFACQHWWFDPLREGAEGEEVMVVQALGVPEDPEAQEYLAGLGLLPDAGASVPSGPGGSSRRSLQPDSRSLEQVQPC, encoded by the coding sequence ATGGACAGGAACAGtagccagagcagagcagagagtgTAGTTAGGGACACCAGCCTGGAAGGCCGTGAGGGTCTGGCTGCCGTCGCCAGCTCTCAGGCTGAGCTCCAGTTGCTGTCGGCCCTGGGCCGGGGCAGCTTCGGCATGGTGGTGCTGGCCCGCCAGGCTTCCAGCCAGCGGCAGGTGGCTGTGAAGCTCTTCCATTTACACGCCGGCGACCCCTTCGGCACCAGGCGAGTGACGCAAGAGGCCAGCATCATGCAGCTCCTGAGGCACCCAAATATCGTGGAGCTGCTGGAGATGGGTCGCATcggccattaccactgcctggtGATGGAGCTGGTGGACGGGGGCGACCTGTACCAGCACGTGATGAGCCGGGGCGGCCTGCCAGAACCCGAGGTCGTGGTCATGTTTGACCAAATCCTGGCGGCCGTGGGCCACTGCCACGCGCAGCGGGTGGCGCACAGGGACCTCAAGCTGGGGAACCTACTGCTGGACTCTCAGAACAACATCAAGCTGGCTGACTTTGGGCTCAGCAGCCATCTGCCCGAGGGCGAGCTGGTGCAGGGCTTCCGCGGGACCCCGGAGTACAGTGCCCCGGAGGTGTTCCAGCCGGAGCCCTATGACCCCTTTGCCTCGGATATATGGAGCCTGGGGGTCATCCTCTTTGCTATGCTGGCGGGGGACATGCCCTTCAGCGGGAAGGACTTGGCGGAGCTACGGGACAGCATCCAGAGGGGGAGCTATGAGCTCCCGTGTGCGGCCAGCTCGGCCCTGGAGGAGCTCCTGAGCTCACTCCTCAGTCCAGACCCCTGCGACAGGCCTACAGCGGAATTCGCCTGCCAGCATTGGTGGTTTGACCCCTTACGGGAAGGAGCCGAAGGCGAGGAGGTGATGGTGGTGCAGGCCCTGGGGGTTCCCGAGGACCCAGAGGCCCAAGAGTACCTGGCGGGCCTGGGTCTGCTTCCGGACGCTGGAGCCTCGgtgccatctggtcctggaggaTCCAGCCGGAGGTCCCTGCAGCCGGACTCTCGGAGCCTGGAGCAGGTACAACCCTGTTGA